From Sporosarcina sp. Te-1, the proteins below share one genomic window:
- a CDS encoding DNA glycosylase AlkZ-like family protein, which translates to MNKQKILCERLKRQGFVNPLKDSRDTEAYEQLFRLLQPVAPVFNSRPGSPPKLVHRTDFNDSMVSANLREQHRLVKGRFQGGRIGYVLEEDLSLYGTVFRKPMQKTSLFHEEVISMIQNSGGISKDQLKEDLPFKAKDVMAALKRMQEAFLVYESQVDTDWNTGWFDFKTEWPGIELHDDPAEAVSEMLLRFLDAVVFATLDQVRSWSELRLKTIQHSLDSLMERGEIIRTEINGLGEGYMQTNDLYLSDEEIKPSIFVLDKSDFLVRVYLNQLKSMFSERKVLQYILIDGEFKGAVIGHWRIGPHDVEDIELCLEQEEAEMRKQEIIAAVRDIYSRETTSILKFKGEPLLDVERRL; encoded by the coding sequence TTGAACAAGCAAAAAATTTTATGTGAACGTCTGAAAAGGCAAGGATTTGTGAATCCGCTCAAGGATAGCAGAGATACGGAGGCGTATGAGCAGTTATTTCGTTTATTGCAGCCCGTTGCTCCCGTATTTAATAGTCGTCCGGGCAGTCCTCCAAAGCTGGTACATAGGACTGATTTTAATGATTCCATGGTGTCGGCGAACTTGCGTGAACAACATAGACTGGTGAAAGGTCGTTTTCAGGGTGGTCGAATCGGATATGTGCTGGAGGAGGATTTAAGTCTTTATGGTACCGTCTTCCGAAAACCAATGCAAAAAACATCATTATTTCATGAAGAAGTAATTTCAATGATTCAAAATTCCGGTGGTATTTCAAAAGATCAACTGAAAGAAGATTTGCCTTTTAAGGCCAAAGACGTTATGGCGGCACTAAAAAGGATGCAAGAAGCGTTTTTGGTCTATGAATCGCAAGTTGATACCGATTGGAATACAGGCTGGTTTGACTTTAAAACGGAATGGCCTGGAATAGAACTGCATGATGACCCAGCGGAAGCGGTTTCTGAAATGTTGCTGCGATTTTTGGATGCTGTTGTATTTGCTACCTTGGATCAAGTGAGAAGCTGGTCCGAATTAAGGCTAAAAACGATCCAACATTCTTTGGATTCCTTAATGGAACGTGGAGAGATTATTAGAACAGAAATTAATGGTCTTGGGGAAGGCTATATGCAAACGAATGATCTCTATTTGTCTGATGAAGAAATCAAGCCGTCTATTTTTGTTCTAGATAAATCAGATTTTCTAGTAAGGGTGTATTTGAATCAGTTAAAATCTATGTTCAGTGAAAGGAAAGTCCTGCAATATATTTTGATTGATGGTGAGTTTAAGGGGGCAGTCATTGGACATTGGCGTATCGGACCTCATGATGTTGAGGATATCGAGCTTTGCCTTGAACAAGAAGAAGCAGAGATGAGAAAACAAGAAATTATTGCAGCAGTACGAGACATTTATTCCAGAGAAACAACTTCTATTCTTAAGTTTAAAGGTGAACCTCTTCTTGACGTTGAAAGGCGCTTATGA